A region from the Sandaracinus amylolyticus genome encodes:
- a CDS encoding enoyl-CoA hydratase/isomerase family protein, giving the protein MRYDGTQLSFDLGHGGVLEVRLHREPCNEIGLVMLSEVERVAEAAHAPGVRAMVITSAVKRGFCAGADLRELHRENAARASEPVEARVREVRRFLDRIHAAFDAIDAAPITTIAAVHGVCFGGGFELALTCDLIVADKTARFCFPELRLGLIPGFGGIPRLERDLGNAIIRDLLLTGRSLGAARAQAIGLVSQLVAPGEHLSVAHRVAQQACRFDGPTTKVAKAFLKPIPKDRLAREKDVFCELFAGPVVAKALARFDADTSAMPYLPAPPSSEQQDPA; this is encoded by the coding sequence GTGCGCTACGACGGAACGCAGCTCTCGTTCGACCTCGGGCACGGCGGCGTGCTCGAGGTGCGGCTCCATCGCGAGCCCTGCAACGAGATCGGGCTCGTCATGCTGAGCGAGGTCGAGCGCGTCGCCGAGGCCGCGCACGCGCCGGGCGTGCGCGCGATGGTGATCACGAGCGCGGTGAAGCGCGGCTTCTGCGCCGGCGCCGATCTCCGCGAGCTCCATCGCGAGAACGCCGCGCGCGCGAGCGAGCCCGTCGAGGCGCGGGTGCGCGAGGTGCGTCGCTTCCTCGATCGCATCCACGCCGCGTTCGACGCGATCGATGCCGCGCCGATCACGACGATCGCCGCCGTGCACGGCGTCTGCTTCGGCGGTGGGTTCGAGCTCGCGCTCACGTGCGATCTGATCGTCGCCGACAAGACCGCGCGATTCTGCTTCCCCGAGCTGCGGCTCGGCTTGATCCCCGGCTTCGGCGGAATCCCGCGCCTCGAGCGCGATCTCGGCAACGCGATCATCCGTGATCTCCTCCTGACGGGGCGCAGCCTCGGCGCGGCGCGCGCGCAGGCGATCGGCCTCGTCTCGCAGCTCGTCGCGCCGGGCGAGCACCTCTCGGTCGCGCACCGCGTCGCGCAGCAGGCGTGCCGCTTCGACGGCCCGACGACGAAGGTCGCCAAGGCTTTCCTCAAGCCGATCCCGAAGGACCGCCTCGCCCGCGAGAAGGACGTGTTCTGCGAGCTCTTCGCCGGCCCGGTGGTCGCGAAGGCGCTCGCGCGCTTCGACGCCGACACCTCGGCGATGCCCTACCTCCCCGCGCCTCCCTCGTCCGAACAGCAGGACCCCGCATGA
- a CDS encoding lysophospholipid acyltransferase family protein — protein MSAVRTEESGTRDVPPVPSASLRSPSLADYAKSAALWAAGLTYFVPASAGMVLTCATLGLDRSLAYQRWYADWVIRLTGSKWRAHVHPDVDPKRPCVFVHNHTNHFDFVLMHNATPHYKRGLELESHFKYPVYGPMMRIRGGIAVKPGVKGQTPEVLANMREALKDGHAILTFPEGHRTTTGRLGPFRKGVFFLARDLEMPVVPVTVTGAYELMRKGSLMIRPGHELTVHVDAPIETAGMSDDEVPQLVDRVHAQMSKHIDDYWRAKGWPG, from the coding sequence ATGAGCGCGGTGCGCACCGAGGAGAGCGGCACCCGCGACGTGCCGCCCGTCCCTTCCGCGTCGCTGCGCTCGCCCTCGCTCGCCGACTACGCGAAGTCCGCCGCGCTCTGGGCCGCGGGCCTCACGTACTTCGTGCCCGCGTCGGCCGGCATGGTGCTCACGTGCGCGACGCTCGGGCTCGATCGCTCGCTCGCCTACCAGCGCTGGTACGCCGACTGGGTCATCCGGCTCACCGGATCGAAGTGGCGCGCGCACGTGCACCCCGACGTCGATCCCAAGCGCCCGTGCGTCTTCGTGCACAACCACACGAACCACTTCGACTTCGTGCTCATGCACAACGCGACGCCGCACTACAAGCGCGGGCTCGAGCTGGAGTCGCACTTCAAGTACCCGGTCTACGGCCCGATGATGCGCATCCGCGGCGGCATCGCGGTGAAGCCCGGCGTGAAGGGACAGACGCCCGAGGTGCTCGCGAACATGCGCGAGGCGCTCAAGGACGGGCACGCGATCCTCACGTTCCCCGAGGGCCATCGCACCACGACCGGACGGCTCGGTCCCTTCCGCAAGGGCGTGTTCTTCCTCGCGCGCGATCTCGAGATGCCGGTGGTGCCGGTGACGGTGACCGGCGCGTACGAGCTGATGCGCAAGGGGAGCCTGATGATCCGGCCGGGGCACGAGCTCACGGTGCACGTCGATGCGCCGATCGAGACCGCTGGCATGAGCGACGACGAGGTGCCGCAGCTCGTGGATCGCGTGCACGCGCAGATGTCGAAGCACATCGACGACTACTGGCGCGCGAAGGGATGGCCCGGATGA
- a CDS encoding serine/threonine-protein kinase has translation MSVWRRMRGWFVADEPVVEPEHEAPVVASTPPPETEDPFEREAAKLVALAQRTAEPGTDDQAIAIEAFERLCDAGREVVAIDLARRVLASGGMSDLRCRVAERLDARGDESTAWEVLAPMLREPDAPLDGWMLAAEIAERRGDARGALSLYERIVARDLDYPRARERVARLREKQAMPRRDEGATLMADGALARGRYKLLRELGRGGAGTVFLADDTQLARPVALKVYHRRGRADRERLLLEARMASSLEHPGVIRVLDVDETLGAIAMENLELGSIRTWLGKGAIRGELVLPWVESAIDALRYVHARGVVHRDLKPSNLLLRTMGRVVLTDFGTAQRTGDAGASPHGLAEGTLAYMPPEQRAGAPAHFAMDVYALGATVREICGQLDAPPPDALVAIATECVRPDPAARPSLDALAAVVRELR, from the coding sequence GTGAGCGTGTGGCGCCGGATGCGCGGGTGGTTCGTCGCGGACGAGCCGGTGGTCGAGCCCGAGCACGAAGCCCCGGTGGTCGCGAGCACGCCGCCGCCCGAGACCGAAGATCCGTTCGAGCGCGAGGCCGCGAAGCTCGTCGCGCTCGCGCAGCGCACGGCCGAGCCGGGCACCGACGATCAGGCGATCGCGATCGAGGCGTTCGAGCGGCTCTGTGACGCCGGGCGCGAGGTCGTCGCGATCGATCTCGCGCGGCGCGTGCTCGCGAGCGGCGGGATGAGCGATCTGCGCTGTCGTGTCGCCGAGCGGCTCGACGCGCGTGGTGACGAGAGCACCGCGTGGGAGGTGCTCGCGCCGATGCTGCGCGAGCCCGACGCGCCGCTCGACGGATGGATGCTCGCTGCCGAGATCGCGGAGCGACGCGGCGACGCGCGCGGCGCGCTCTCCCTCTACGAGCGCATCGTGGCGCGCGATCTCGACTATCCGCGCGCGAGAGAGCGCGTCGCGCGGCTGCGCGAGAAGCAGGCGATGCCGCGCCGCGACGAGGGCGCGACGCTGATGGCCGACGGCGCGCTCGCGCGCGGCCGCTACAAGCTCCTGCGCGAGCTCGGCCGAGGCGGCGCGGGCACGGTGTTCCTCGCCGACGACACGCAGCTCGCGCGTCCCGTCGCGCTCAAGGTCTATCACCGCCGCGGGCGCGCCGATCGCGAGCGCTTGTTGCTCGAGGCGCGCATGGCGTCGTCGCTCGAGCACCCGGGCGTGATCCGCGTGCTCGACGTCGACGAGACGCTCGGCGCGATCGCGATGGAGAACCTCGAGCTCGGCTCGATCCGGACCTGGCTCGGCAAGGGCGCGATCCGCGGCGAGCTGGTGCTGCCGTGGGTCGAGAGCGCCATCGACGCGCTGCGGTACGTGCACGCGCGCGGCGTCGTGCACCGCGACCTGAAGCCCTCGAACCTCTTGCTGCGCACGATGGGTCGTGTGGTGCTCACCGACTTCGGCACGGCGCAGCGCACCGGGGACGCGGGCGCGTCGCCGCACGGGCTCGCGGAGGGCACGCTCGCGTACATGCCGCCCGAGCAGCGCGCCGGCGCGCCCGCGCACTTCGCGATGGACGTCTACGCGCTCGGCGCGACGGTGCGCGAGATCTGCGGCCAGCTCGATGCGCCGCCGCCCGATGCGCTCGTCGCGATCGCGACGGAGTGCGTGCGGCCCGATCCCGCTGCGCGTCCTTCGCTCGACGCGCTCGCCGCGGTCGTGCGCGAGCTGCGATGA
- a CDS encoding FHA domain-containing protein: MSFFRRLFDTRARQALDAEVQGDLRKAAYLWVDMGDPGKAAELMTRLGEQAKNVEEKVQAWVDALRFMPPDREDGRRDLEARIGVAVLESARERGAVSADAKRKLVDAAERLERAEKWVDAADCYELLGRGEDLARCLEHAGEIERLEKVLETTHAKEQRDARLRRLVSEQEMATRVGARDVARRALREATLLAPSDPSIAEMLRRIEEKWPRGRRLRLDVGGARVGLVGSLPAVIGRSDADVVVRGGSVSRRHCEIARRGEAVVVRDLGSRNGTLIAGVPVAGEIALSGPTEVGLGDDVSLRVSPGAQGIAIDVVRGLDRGERVVAGEAELRVAGLQATFVFVDDRAVMQPDPGVSVVLGAQNVAAGVDLLHGDVITVGGVRVEVLA; this comes from the coding sequence GTGAGCTTCTTCCGACGCCTCTTCGACACGCGCGCACGCCAAGCCCTCGACGCCGAGGTGCAGGGCGACTTGCGCAAGGCGGCGTACCTGTGGGTCGACATGGGCGACCCGGGGAAGGCCGCGGAGCTGATGACGCGGCTCGGCGAGCAGGCGAAGAACGTCGAGGAGAAGGTGCAGGCGTGGGTCGACGCGCTGCGCTTCATGCCGCCGGATCGCGAGGACGGCCGTCGTGACCTCGAGGCGCGCATCGGCGTCGCGGTGCTCGAGTCGGCGCGCGAGCGCGGCGCGGTGAGCGCGGACGCGAAGCGCAAGCTCGTCGACGCGGCCGAGCGGCTCGAGCGCGCGGAGAAGTGGGTCGACGCGGCGGACTGCTACGAGCTGCTCGGGCGGGGCGAGGACCTCGCGCGATGTCTCGAGCACGCCGGCGAGATCGAGCGGCTCGAGAAGGTGCTCGAGACGACGCACGCGAAGGAGCAGCGCGACGCGCGGCTGCGCCGGCTGGTCTCGGAGCAGGAGATGGCGACGCGCGTCGGCGCGCGCGACGTCGCGCGTCGTGCGCTGCGCGAAGCGACGCTGCTCGCGCCGAGCGATCCGTCGATCGCGGAGATGCTGCGCCGCATCGAGGAGAAGTGGCCGCGCGGGCGCCGGCTGCGCCTCGACGTCGGCGGTGCGCGCGTCGGGCTCGTGGGCTCGCTGCCCGCGGTGATCGGGCGCAGCGACGCCGACGTCGTGGTGCGCGGCGGCTCGGTGTCGCGGCGTCACTGCGAGATCGCGCGGCGCGGCGAGGCGGTCGTGGTGCGCGACCTCGGGAGCCGAAACGGCACGTTGATCGCGGGCGTGCCCGTCGCGGGCGAGATCGCGCTCTCGGGCCCGACCGAGGTGGGGCTCGGCGACGACGTGTCGCTGCGCGTGAGCCCGGGCGCGCAGGGGATCGCGATCGACGTGGTGCGTGGTCTCGATCGCGGTGAGCGTGTCGTCGCGGGCGAGGCCGAGCTGCGCGTCGCGGGGCTGCAGGCGACGTTCGTGTTCGTCGACGATCGCGCCGTGATGCAGCCCGATCCCGGCGTGAGCGTCGTGCTCGGCGCGCAGAACGTCGCCGCGGGCGTCGACCTGCTCCACGGCGACGTGATCACGGTCGGCGGGGTGCGCGTCGAGGTGCTCGCGTGA
- a CDS encoding heparan-alpha-glucosaminide N-acetyltransferase domain-containing protein: MSVTDVAPSTERKAAPRAHFVDLLRLVMSVQMIQGHVIDALLADAWRGGRGFEIWTWVRGLTAVGFMTAAGVSFHLSSLARWETYRADRAARARRVRRAAMLIAIGYLLHAPAGVLSGDPELARRAIDEAMIVDVLQCIGVTMLLLEAMCALARRASHVVIASGALAVAAIALAPLAARVECEGSALRLVCNYVSRSGGSLFPLSPWSGFVLAGVVLGAIALPDGARTSGARAGVRLVIAAAVIAVVSVVVDALIARPSDALLYSASPGFSLVRLAAVAMVAAVLAIASARVVALPRALRTIASETLFLYVSHLLALYVAGIGLARVIGPTLSLGAAIAVAVAMIALCALGALAWASAKKRRHPSRG, translated from the coding sequence ATGAGCGTCACCGACGTCGCTCCGTCGACGGAGCGGAAGGCTGCGCCGCGCGCGCACTTCGTCGATCTGCTGCGGCTCGTGATGAGCGTGCAGATGATCCAGGGGCACGTGATCGACGCGCTGCTCGCGGACGCGTGGCGCGGCGGGCGCGGCTTCGAGATCTGGACCTGGGTGCGCGGCCTGACCGCGGTCGGGTTCATGACCGCGGCGGGTGTGTCGTTCCATCTCTCGAGCCTGGCGCGCTGGGAGACCTATCGCGCGGATCGCGCGGCGCGCGCCCGGCGCGTGAGGCGCGCCGCGATGCTGATCGCGATCGGGTACCTGCTGCACGCGCCCGCGGGCGTGCTGAGCGGCGACCCCGAGCTCGCGCGGCGCGCGATCGACGAGGCGATGATCGTCGACGTGCTGCAGTGCATCGGCGTCACGATGCTCCTGCTCGAGGCGATGTGCGCGCTCGCGCGGCGCGCCTCGCACGTGGTGATCGCGAGCGGTGCGCTCGCGGTGGCAGCGATCGCGCTCGCGCCGCTCGCGGCGCGGGTGGAGTGCGAGGGCAGCGCGCTGCGCCTCGTGTGCAACTACGTCTCGCGGAGCGGCGGCTCGCTCTTCCCGCTCTCGCCGTGGAGCGGGTTCGTGCTCGCGGGCGTCGTGCTCGGCGCGATCGCGCTGCCCGACGGCGCGCGCACGTCGGGCGCGCGCGCCGGGGTGAGGCTGGTGATCGCCGCGGCGGTGATCGCGGTGGTGTCGGTGGTCGTCGACGCGCTGATCGCGCGGCCCAGCGATGCGCTGCTCTACTCGGCGTCGCCTGGGTTCTCACTGGTGCGCCTCGCGGCGGTCGCGATGGTCGCGGCGGTGCTCGCGATCGCCAGCGCGCGCGTGGTCGCGCTGCCGCGCGCGCTGCGCACGATCGCCAGCGAGACGCTCTTCCTCTACGTCTCGCACCTGCTGGCGCTCTACGTCGCGGGGATCGGGCTCGCGCGCGTGATCGGCCCGACGCTCTCGCTCGGCGCGGCGATCGCGGTCGCGGTCGCGATGATCGCCCTGTGCGCGCTCGGCGCGCTGGCGTGGGCGAGCGCGAAGAAGCGGCGCCATCCCTCGCGCGGGTGA
- the pilB gene encoding type IV-A pilus assembly ATPase PilB encodes MSNRLGELLVREKLISLQQLRTAQDEAKRTNSSLGYTLARMGYISDQEITDFLSQQYRVQSINLEEYEIDEDVRKMISQEVCERHKVIPVSRSGSSLIVAMADPSNLHAIDDIKFLTGYNVEPVVSSEAAILKAIERYYAAPEISYDQIMEGFDEEEIEVAGEDDDIALGDLERASEDAPVIRLCNAILLNAIKKRASDIHIEPYEKKLRVRYRIDGVLVEEMTPPLKLKNAIASRIKIMSSLDIAERRLPQDGRIKLKLGKGKEMDFRVSVCPTIWGEKIVMRLLDKSNLQLDMTKLGFDQKALDDFKWAISQPYGMVLVTGPTGSGKTTTLYSALTELNQIDTNISTAEDPVEYNLMGINQVQMHDDIGLNFAAALRSFLRQDPDIIMVGEIRDFETAEIAVKAALTGHLVLSTLHTNDAPSTVSRLLNMGVEPFLVTASVNLVLAQRLARKICEHCKHEIQIDHAGLKTAGFSDADIAAGIRVMKGAGCRECNNTGYRGRIALYEVMPFGDRLKEMVLQGCSTAELKDEMIRQGVQTLRMAGLTKVKAGMTSLDEIMRVTAADRS; translated from the coding sequence GTGAGCAACCGTCTCGGCGAGCTCCTCGTCCGCGAGAAGCTGATCAGTCTCCAGCAGCTCCGGACGGCCCAGGACGAAGCCAAGCGCACCAACTCGTCGCTCGGCTACACGCTCGCTCGCATGGGGTACATCTCGGACCAGGAGATCACCGACTTCCTGAGCCAGCAGTACCGCGTCCAGTCGATCAACCTCGAGGAGTACGAGATCGACGAGGACGTGCGGAAGATGATCTCGCAGGAGGTCTGCGAGCGGCACAAGGTCATCCCGGTCTCGCGCTCCGGCTCGTCGCTGATCGTCGCGATGGCGGACCCGTCGAACCTCCACGCGATCGACGACATCAAGTTCCTCACGGGCTACAACGTCGAGCCCGTCGTCTCGTCGGAAGCCGCGATCCTCAAGGCGATCGAGCGTTATTACGCCGCGCCGGAGATCTCCTACGACCAGATCATGGAGGGCTTCGACGAGGAGGAGATCGAGGTCGCCGGCGAGGACGACGACATCGCTCTCGGCGACCTCGAGCGCGCGAGCGAGGACGCGCCGGTCATCCGCCTCTGCAACGCGATCCTGCTCAACGCGATCAAGAAGCGCGCGAGCGACATCCACATCGAGCCGTACGAGAAGAAGCTCCGCGTCCGCTACCGCATCGACGGCGTGCTCGTCGAGGAGATGACGCCGCCGCTCAAGCTCAAGAACGCGATCGCGTCGCGCATCAAGATCATGAGCTCGCTCGACATCGCCGAGCGACGACTGCCGCAGGACGGACGCATCAAGCTCAAGCTCGGCAAGGGCAAGGAGATGGACTTCCGCGTCTCCGTCTGCCCGACGATCTGGGGCGAGAAGATCGTCATGCGTCTTCTCGACAAGTCGAACCTGCAGCTCGACATGACGAAGCTCGGGTTCGACCAGAAGGCGCTCGACGACTTCAAGTGGGCGATCAGCCAGCCCTACGGGATGGTGCTCGTCACCGGCCCGACCGGCTCGGGCAAGACGACGACGCTCTACTCCGCGCTGACCGAGCTGAACCAGATCGACACGAACATCAGCACCGCGGAAGACCCCGTCGAATACAACCTGATGGGCATCAACCAGGTGCAGATGCACGACGACATCGGCCTGAACTTCGCGGCCGCGCTGCGCTCGTTCCTGCGCCAGGACCCCGACATCATCATGGTCGGCGAGATCCGCGACTTCGAGACCGCGGAGATCGCGGTGAAGGCCGCGCTGACCGGCCACCTCGTGCTCTCGACGCTGCACACGAACGACGCGCCGAGCACGGTCTCGCGCCTGCTCAACATGGGCGTCGAGCCGTTCCTCGTGACCGCGTCGGTGAACCTCGTCCTCGCGCAGCGCCTCGCGCGGAAGATCTGCGAGCACTGCAAGCACGAGATCCAGATCGACCACGCGGGCCTGAAGACCGCGGGCTTCTCCGACGCGGACATCGCCGCGGGGATCCGCGTGATGAAGGGCGCGGGCTGCCGCGAGTGCAACAACACCGGCTACCGCGGCCGCATCGCGCTGTACGAGGTCATGCCGTTCGGCGATCGCCTCAAGGAGATGGTGCTCCAGGGCTGCTCCACCGCGGAGCTGAAGGACGAGATGATCCGTCAGGGCGTGCAGACGCTGCGCATGGCCGGGCTCACCAAGGTGAAGGCCGGCATGACGTCGCTCGACGAGATCATGCGCGTCACCGCAGCGGACCGGAGCTGA
- a CDS encoding acyl carrier protein has product MSTANDVLPRLMTLAAERFGKRASELRPADDLFDALGIDSVEAMSLVTALEERFAIEIPDYEVQDVRTFEELATVIARRV; this is encoded by the coding sequence ATGAGCACCGCCAACGACGTGCTGCCGCGCCTGATGACCCTCGCCGCCGAGCGCTTCGGAAAGCGCGCGAGCGAGCTGCGCCCCGCCGACGATCTCTTCGACGCGCTCGGCATCGACAGCGTCGAGGCGATGTCGCTCGTCACCGCGCTCGAGGAGCGCTTCGCCATCGAGATCCCCGACTACGAGGTGCAGGACGTGCGCACGTTCGAAGAGCTCGCGACCGTGATCGCGCGGAGGGTCTGA
- a CDS encoding TetR/AcrR family transcriptional regulator, translated as MSAPARRDGAHDEPPHDGRSTRAAAMRESRRRAVLDASLRVFSEKGYHATRISDLIEAAGIARGTFYLYFESKNAIFHELLDQLLERIRASVDGVDTRVDAAPLREQLLVIVRRVLATFHQHPELTRLVLRSAPGLDDEVDRKLAAFYGQLHAWLAVSLQNAQALGLMRVLDVDFVSWSVIGAVKQIVELSLERREGADLDRATRALLDLHLDGMLLAR; from the coding sequence ATGAGCGCGCCGGCGCGCCGCGACGGTGCTCACGACGAGCCGCCGCACGACGGACGCAGCACGCGCGCCGCGGCGATGCGCGAGTCCCGCCGTCGTGCCGTGCTCGACGCGAGCCTCCGCGTGTTCAGCGAGAAGGGCTACCACGCGACGCGCATCAGCGATCTCATCGAGGCCGCGGGGATCGCGCGCGGCACGTTCTACCTCTACTTCGAGAGCAAGAACGCCATCTTCCACGAGCTGCTCGATCAGCTCCTCGAGCGCATCCGCGCGTCGGTCGACGGAGTCGACACGCGCGTCGACGCGGCGCCGCTGCGCGAGCAGCTGCTCGTGATCGTCCGGCGCGTGCTCGCGACGTTCCACCAGCACCCCGAGCTCACGCGGCTCGTGCTGCGCAGCGCGCCGGGGCTCGACGACGAGGTCGATCGCAAGCTGGCGGCGTTCTACGGGCAGCTCCACGCGTGGCTCGCGGTGTCGCTGCAGAACGCGCAGGCGCTCGGCCTGATGCGCGTGCTCGACGTCGACTTCGTGTCGTGGTCGGTGATCGGCGCGGTGAAGCAGATCGTCGAGCTCTCGCTCGAGCGCCGCGAAGGCGCGGATCTCGACCGCGCGACGCGCGCGCTGCTCGATCTGCACCTCGACGGAATGCTGCTCGCGCGCTGA
- a CDS encoding diacylglycerol/lipid kinase family protein, producing the protein MTKWLAIVNPAAGGGRCGERADEALETLRRGGMTIDVVRTESPGHATTLARDAAASGRTHFLAVGGDGTTFEILNGLFPRREGGEPPTVAMLPLGTGNSFLRDFGIEGAEAAMAAILRAEEHPCDVLRIDHARGVLHSINIVGVGFSADVGALTNRRYKHLGAAGYVVAVLRTAIGLRSPTFPLRIDGGALDARPAILLSFCNSRCTAGTMRMAPNAEVSDGMLDVIRIGPRSRLSFVSAFPSIFAGRHVQKEGVEEARAKRVELELDHEVDTMIDGEVLPLRLRSIEVVPGALRVIA; encoded by the coding sequence GTGACGAAGTGGTTGGCGATCGTGAACCCGGCGGCGGGCGGTGGGCGCTGCGGCGAGCGCGCCGACGAGGCCCTCGAGACGCTGCGGCGCGGCGGCATGACGATCGACGTGGTGCGCACCGAGTCGCCCGGGCACGCGACCACGCTCGCGCGCGACGCCGCCGCGAGCGGGCGCACCCACTTCCTCGCGGTCGGCGGCGACGGCACCACGTTCGAGATCCTCAACGGGCTCTTCCCGCGTCGCGAAGGCGGCGAGCCCCCCACGGTCGCGATGCTGCCGCTCGGCACCGGCAACTCGTTCCTCCGCGACTTCGGCATCGAGGGCGCCGAGGCCGCGATGGCCGCGATCCTCCGCGCGGAGGAGCACCCCTGCGACGTGCTGCGCATCGATCACGCGCGCGGCGTGCTCCACTCGATCAACATCGTCGGCGTCGGCTTCAGCGCGGACGTCGGCGCGCTCACGAACCGCCGCTACAAGCACCTCGGCGCCGCGGGCTACGTCGTCGCCGTGCTGCGCACCGCGATCGGCCTGCGCTCGCCGACGTTCCCGCTGCGCATCGACGGCGGCGCGCTCGACGCGCGCCCCGCGATCCTCCTCTCGTTCTGCAACAGCCGCTGCACCGCGGGCACGATGCGCATGGCGCCCAACGCCGAGGTCTCCGACGGCATGCTCGACGTGATCCGCATCGGGCCGCGCTCGCGCCTCTCGTTCGTGTCGGCGTTCCCCAGCATCTTCGCGGGGCGCCACGTGCAGAAGGAGGGCGTCGAGGAGGCGCGCGCCAAGCGCGTCGAGCTCGAGCTCGATCACGAGGTCGACACGATGATCGACGGCGAGGTGCTGCCGCTGCGCCTCCGCTCGATCGAGGTCGTGCCCGGCGCGCTGCGGGTGATCGCATGA
- a CDS encoding AMP-binding protein: protein MMIPPEGYDSLGALLHDALVQWKSETALIEVDRRAEKKRLTYLDVRREVTPVTRWLADRGVGPGDRVAIVMSNQARWPIAAIALFARGAVMVPLDYKLSGEEQVALLRHAGARALITEHPLLRRMKDLPAIDVLVSEAPDASTAATRWEDLPDDVVAPPVEPRTRGDAASIVYSSGTGGRPKGCVLTHDAYLEQLGALMRLFPMRPGHKTFSVLPTNHAIDFMVGFLGPFACGSTVVHQRTLRPEFLVSTMREHRITHMALVPLLLAAFERAIDEKIDKRPAWQRAALGLISRANAELTRAKPDVSLSRSLLGGVHEQLGGSLELLFCGGAFVDRRRAERFYELGIPVVIGYGLTECCTVATVNDLRPFRADSVGRAVHGVEVRVHAPSDDGVGEVWIRGRTVMREYWNDAELTARTITEDGWLRTGDLGWLDASGHLHLVGRSKNMIVTAGGKNVYPEDVESAFEGVACEELAVFASGYVWPRHAIAGGHALTEEQLIAVVRTKGALRDAEREITARNRKLPEHKRVHAVLAWSESFPRTASMKVKREALAEQLRAGARPEQLVALERASAAVIGGLS from the coding sequence ATGATGATCCCGCCCGAAGGCTACGACTCGCTCGGCGCGCTGCTGCACGACGCGCTCGTGCAGTGGAAGAGCGAGACCGCGCTGATCGAGGTCGATCGGCGCGCCGAGAAGAAGCGCCTCACGTACCTCGACGTGCGCCGCGAGGTCACGCCGGTCACGCGCTGGCTCGCGGATCGCGGCGTCGGTCCCGGTGATCGCGTCGCCATCGTGATGAGCAACCAGGCGCGCTGGCCCATCGCGGCGATCGCGCTCTTCGCGCGCGGCGCGGTGATGGTCCCGCTCGACTACAAGCTCTCGGGCGAGGAGCAGGTCGCGCTCCTCCGCCACGCGGGCGCGCGCGCGCTGATCACCGAGCACCCGCTCCTGCGGCGCATGAAGGACCTGCCCGCGATCGACGTGCTGGTCTCCGAGGCGCCCGACGCGAGCACGGCCGCGACGCGCTGGGAGGATCTGCCCGACGACGTCGTCGCGCCGCCCGTCGAGCCGCGCACCCGCGGCGACGCCGCGAGCATCGTCTACTCGTCGGGCACCGGCGGGCGCCCCAAGGGCTGCGTGCTCACCCACGACGCGTACCTCGAGCAGCTCGGCGCGCTCATGCGCCTCTTCCCGATGCGCCCGGGGCACAAGACGTTCTCGGTGCTTCCGACGAACCACGCGATCGACTTCATGGTCGGGTTCCTCGGTCCGTTCGCGTGCGGCTCGACCGTCGTGCACCAGCGCACGCTGCGCCCCGAGTTCCTCGTGTCGACGATGCGCGAGCACCGCATCACGCACATGGCGCTCGTGCCGCTCCTGCTCGCCGCGTTCGAGCGCGCGATCGACGAGAAGATCGACAAGCGCCCCGCGTGGCAGCGCGCGGCCCTCGGGCTCATCTCGCGCGCCAACGCGGAGCTCACCCGCGCCAAGCCCGACGTGTCGCTCAGCCGCTCGCTCCTCGGCGGCGTGCACGAGCAGCTCGGCGGCTCGCTCGAGCTGCTCTTCTGCGGCGGCGCGTTCGTCGATCGCCGCCGCGCCGAGCGCTTCTACGAGCTCGGGATCCCGGTGGTGATCGGCTACGGCCTCACCGAGTGCTGCACCGTCGCGACGGTCAACGATCTGCGCCCCTTCCGCGCCGACTCGGTCGGCCGCGCGGTGCACGGCGTCGAGGTGCGCGTGCACGCGCCGAGCGACGACGGCGTCGGCGAGGTGTGGATCCGCGGGCGCACCGTGATGCGCGAGTACTGGAACGACGCCGAGCTCACCGCGCGCACGATCACCGAGGACGGCTGGCTGCGTACCGGCGATCTCGGATGGCTCGACGCGAGCGGGCACCTGCACCTCGTCGGTCGCAGCAAGAACATGATCGTGACCGCGGGCGGCAAGAACGTGTACCCCGAGGACGTCGAGTCGGCGTTCGAGGGCGTCGCGTGCGAGGAGCTCGCGGTGTTCGCCTCGGGCTACGTGTGGCCGCGCCACGCCATCGCCGGAGGACACGCGCTCACCGAGGAGCAGCTGATCGCGGTGGTGCGCACCAAGGGCGCGCTGCGCGACGCCGAGCGCGAGATCACCGCGCGCAACCGCAAGCTCCCCGAGCACAAGCGCGTGCACGCGGTGCTCGCGTGGAGCGAGTCGTTCCCGCGCACCGCGTCGATGAAGGTGAAGCGCGAGGCGCTCGCGGAGCAGCTGCGCGCGGGCGCGCGCCCCGAGCAGCTCGTCGCGCTCGAGCGCGCGAGCGCTGCAGTGATCGGAGGCCTGTCGTGA